A window of the Bradysia coprophila strain Holo2 chromosome X unlocalized genomic scaffold, BU_Bcop_v1 contig_128, whole genome shotgun sequence genome harbors these coding sequences:
- the LOC119067712 gene encoding uncharacterized protein LOC119067712, translating into MSVCCVFVCTNNYHNNRNVHYYRFPFYKERDRHERKVASLQQRMAWIRALKGYGAVTIENVHGKRICSAHFVSGKKADCMESASQSWAPTIGLSDYETNSNETVNHSTDKTDTIPKLSQSKSRKSNARTPIERETIEIQEIISSMEKCDEVMTQINEETAVYINKLRKVILAQARQIEELKTKLQEQG; encoded by the exons ATGTCGGTGTGTTGTGTTTTTGTGTGCACTAATAACTATCATAACAATCGAAATGTGCATTATTATCGGTTTCCTTTTTATAAAGA ACGAGACAGACATGAAAGAAAAGTTGCCTCGCTGCAACAGAGAATGGCATGGATTAGGGCATTGAAAGGCTACGGCGCTGTAACAATAGAAAACGTTCACGGAAAACGAATTTGTTCGGCACATTTTGTTTCTG GTAAAAAGGCGGATTGCATGGAAAGTGCAAGTCAGTCTTGGGCTCCGACCATTGGACTCTCTGATTATGAAACGAACAGTAATGAGACAGTAAATCATAGCACTGACAAGACTGATACAATTCCCAAGTTAAGTCAATCAAAATCCAGAAAATCGAATGCTCGAACTCCGATTGAAAGAGAAACCAttgaaattcaagaaattatttcGTCGATGGAGAAATGTGACGAAGTGATGACACAAATTAACGAAGAGACTGCGGTGTACATTAATAAGCTGCGCAAAGTCATTTTGGCACAAGCTCGACAAATTGAAGAATTAAAGACCAAACTGCAAGAACAAGGTTGA
- the LOC119067714 gene encoding uncharacterized protein LOC119067714 → MFRKFMLGEVKDICPELLPLLQQSYRLISNLYFLDEPLFSKRGFQQGDPLGPPGFCIGIMRMTHSLSSRLNGWYLDDGCVGDVLSVVLSDIRKVLAFCELSGLPLNANKCEVFFINASGDDETRMYAEISALLPGIKKVDESTLEILGSPIFESGLERMFSSKIEAIKLMCDRLKLMDVHPALCVFRKSLGSCRFNYLLRSSKAFLLVDRLKEVDEIFRSTLEAITNVKMGDFQWSQASLPLSFGGLGIRKVEDLASPSYLSSVYSSSELSNQLLEKFDFKIIDDAILGLIEVIPRDFVPQSDENKKVQKNWDIPRIMDKFGCMLESSEPVTRARLLASSTKESSKWLQVVPSSQLGLLLDNNTARISVGLRLGSQLCEEHKCLCSKMVKKDGLHGLSCKKSGGWIPGHDEINKIFSHAFSSAGFPNIIQPPGISRDDGKRPDGVTLIPWSHGRLILWDVTVRDTLAPSYVNESSKKAGAIADNAERHKHNHYQLLKENYFFTPIAFESLGSMGPETRIFIKKLGSLMRRASGESRSMDYLLQKVSIAIQRRNASCILGTLGTNRIDDFYLL, encoded by the coding sequence ATGTTTAGAAAGTTTATGTTAGGTGAGGTGAAGGATATTTGCCCAGAGTTGCTTCCTTTGCTTCAGCAGTCGTATAGGCTCATTTCGAATCTTTATTTTCTTGATGAACCATTGTTCTCGAAAAGAGGATTCCAGCAGGGTGACCCTTTAGGCCCTCCAGGTTTTTGTATTGGTATTATGAGAATGACTCATTCTCTTAGCTCTAGGTTAAATGGGTGGTATCTTGATGATGGTTGTGTTGGTGATGTACTATCAGTAGTACTAAGTGATATTAGGAAGGTTCTGGCTTTTTGTGAATTGTCTGGTTTGCCTTTGAACGCGAATAAGTGTGAGGTTTTCTTCATTAATGCTTCTGGGGACGATGAGACCCGCATGTATGCTGAAATTTCTGCATTATTGCCAGGTATTAAGAAAGTTGATGAGTCTACGCTTGAAATATTAGGCTCACCAATCTTTGAGTCAGGGTTAGAGAGGATGTTTTCGTCTAAAATTGAAGCGATCAAATTAATGTGCGATCGTTTGAAATTGATGGACGTCCATCCGGCTCTttgtgtttttaggaagtcgCTAGGCAGTTGTAGGTTCAATTATTTGTTGCGCTCTTCTAAGGCGTTTCTGTTAGTCGATCGCTTGAAGGAAGTTGACGAGATCTTCCGTTCAACGCTTGAAGCCATCACGAATGttaagatgggcgattttcaATGGAGTCAGGCATCTCTCCCTTTGTCCTTTGGAGGTTTAGGGATCCGGAAGGTTGAGGACCTGGCATCCCCATCCTATTTGTCGTCGGTGTATTCTTCATCAGAATTGTCAAACCAATTATTggagaaatttgattttaaaataattgatgACGCTATTCTAGGGTTAATTGAGGTAATTCCTCGAGATTTTGTTCCACAGagtgatgaaaataaaaaggtaCAAAAGAATTGGGATATTCCGAGGATCATGGATAAGTTTGGTTGTATGTTGGAATCTAGTGAGCCCGTTACTCGTGCAAGACTACTTGCGTCATctactaaagaatcttcaaagtggctgcaggtGGTCCCATCGAGTCAATTGGGCTTACTATTAGATAACAATACAGCTAGAATTTCCGTTGGTCTTCGTTTAGGCTCTCAATTGTGCGAAGAACATAAATGCCTCTGCAGTAAGATGGTTAAGAAGGATGGATTACATGGCTTATCTTGTAAAAAAAGCGGAGGATGGATACCAGGAcatgatgaaataaataaaatcttttctcatgcattttcttcAGCAGGTTTTCCAAATATAATACAGCCTCCTGGGATCTCTAGAGATGACGGTAAAAGACCGGATGGTGTGACTCTAATTCCATGGAGTCATGGTAGACTGATACTTTGGGATGTTACCGTTAGAGATACTCTCGCCCCTTCTTATGTAAATGAATCTTCAAAGAAGGCTGGTGCAATAGCAGATAATGCGGAAAGACATAAGCATAATCATTACCaacttttaaaagaaaattactttttcactCCTATTGCATTTGAATCACTAGGTAGCATGGGTCCAGAAACTAGaatatttataaagaaattagGATCATTGATGCGACGGGCTTCCGGTGAATCGCGTTCTATGGATTACCTATTACAGAAGGTTTCTATTGCCATTCAACGAAGGAACGCTAGCtgcattttgggaacattaggaacgaatagaattgatgatttttatttattgtaa
- the LOC119067715 gene encoding xenotropic and polytropic retrovirus receptor 1 gives MKFAEHLSAHITPEWRKQYINYEEMKAMLYVAVEEAPSVDSVEEEVLKRHFANFDESFFHYCEQELKKINTFYSEKMAEATRKYAALSTELKEAIEASQKSTKKSVQKAGIPTRKAQELKLAFSEFYLSLILLQNYQNLNHTGFRKILKKHDKLLRVEYGAKWRKEHVETSHFFINKDIDRIINETETAVTTELEGGDRQRAMKRLRVPPLGEQQSPWTTFKVGLFSGSFIVLFIAVVLAAIFHEISAENLKVAFRLYRGPLLIIEFIFLIGINVYGWRSSGVNHVLIFELDPRNHLSEQHLMELSAIFGVIWTLSLLSFLFSSSLSIPPYVNPLALTVLMFIFLLNPFKVFRHDARFWLLRISGRMIAAPFFHVGFADFWLADQLNSLVTALLDFQFLTCFYFTNGDWLNAQDPRQCMENDFIIRPIVNCLPAWFRFAQCLRRYRDSKEMFPHLVNAGKYSTTFLVVIFATLRNVYKADYENTFDNPFTILWILSSVISSCYAYTWDIKMDWGLFDKNANENKFLREEIVYSSTFFYYFAIIEDFVLRFIWALAFFLTEFKYVSGDIMTSIVAPLEVFRRFVWNFFRLENEHLNNCGKFRAVRDISIAPIDSSDQTLILRMMDEDDGVINRYNSKENRPKPRKNKDPERKSLLPIRTSLQDLTIDMTDAKRL, from the exons ATGAAATTCGCCGAACATTTATCCGCGCACATAACACCAGAATGGAGGAAGCAGTACATCAACTACGAG GAAATGAAAGCTATGTTGTACGTCGCTGTCGAAGAAGCCCCGTCAGTCGACAGCGTGGAAGAAGAGGTGCTGAAGCGACACTTTGCCAATTTTGACGAGAGTTTTTTCCATTATTGCGAACAAGAATTGAAAAAGATCAACACATTCTACTCGGAAAAAATGGCCGAAGCGACTCGCAAATATGCGGCCCTATCCACGGAACTGAAGGAAGCGATTGAGGCGTCACAAAAGTCGACCAAGAAATCCGTTCAAAAAGCCGGCATACCGACACGTAAAGCACAAGAGCTGAAATTGGCATTTAGCGAATTCTACCTGAGTTTGATCTTACTGCAAaactatcaaaatttgaatcacACCGGATTCAGAAAGATATTGAAAAAGCACGACAAACTGCTGCGCGTCGAATATGGTGCCAAGTGGCGAAAGGAGCACGTCGAAACATCTCATTTTTTCATCAACAAAGACATTGATCGAATTATCAATGAAACGGAAACGGCCGTTACGACTGAATTGGAAGGCGGCGACCGGCAACGAGCAATGAAACGTTTACGCGTACCACCGTTAGGCGAACAGCAAAGTCCGTGGACCACATTCAAAGTTGGACTGTTCTCGGGCAGTTTTATTGTTCTATTCATTGCCGTTGTCTTAGCTG CtatatttcatgaaatttctgcGGAAAATCTTAAGGTCGCATTTCGGCTGTATCGCGGACCGTTACTTATCATCGAATTTATATTCTTGATCGGCATCAACGTGTACGGTTGGCGTTCATCGGGCGTAAATCATGTACTGATCTTTGAGCTCGATCCACGAAATCATTTGTCCGAGCAACATTTGATGGAATTGTCGGCAATATTCGGTGTGATTTGGACTCTTAGTTTATTAAGTTTTTTATTTAGTAGCAGTCTGAGTATACCACCGTATGTTAATCCGCTGGCGTTAACAGTGTTGATgttcatatttttattgaatccaTTTAAGGTGTTTCGACACGATGCACGATTTTGGTTGCTACGAATAAGT GGCCGTATGATCGCCGCGCCATTTTTTCATGTCGGATTCGCTGATTTCTGGCTGGCCGATCAATTGAACTCACTTGTGACGGCATTGCTagactttcaatttttgactTGTTTCTACTTCACGAATGGCGATTGGTTGAATGCACAAG ATCCCAGGCAATGCATGGAAAATGATTTCATCATTCGACCGATTGTAAATTGTCTTCCGGCGTGGTTTCGCTTTGCGCAGTGTTTGCGACGTTATCGTGATTCCAAGGAAATGTTTCCCCATTTGGTGAATGCCGGTAAATATTCGACCACATTTCTGGTCGTTATATTTGCCACACTGCGCAACGTTTACAAAG CTGACTACGAGAACACATTCGATAATCCATTCACCATACTGTGGATATTGAGCTCAGTGATATCGTCCTGTTACGCGTACACATGGGACATTAAAATGGATTGGGGCTTATTCGACAAAAatgcaaacgaaaataaattcttgcGAGAAGAAATCGTTTACTCGTCAACG TTTTTCTATTACTTTGCTATCATCGAAGATTTCGTGCTACGATTCATCTGGGCGTTAGCGTTCTTTTTAACAGAATTCAAGTACGTCAGTGGCGACATAATGACATCCATCGTAGCACCACTGGAAGTGTTCAG ACGATTCGTGTGGAATTTCTTCCGGCTGGAGAACGAGCACCTGAACAATTGCGGTAAATTCAGAGCTGTACGCGACATTTCCATTGCTCCGATCGATTCGTCCGACCAAACGCTAATATTACGGATGATGGACGAAGACGATGGGGTAATAAATCGATATAACAGCAAGGAAAATCGACCGAAACCTCGTAAAAATAAAGATCCCGAACGTAAGTCGTTGCTACCGATTCGGACTTCGTTACAGGATCTGACAATCGATATGACCGATGCGAAGAGAttataa